A stretch of DNA from Cryptomeria japonica chromosome 4, Sugi_1.0, whole genome shotgun sequence:
TCCTTCGCTTGGCTGATGATGGGCAGATTGGTGGGTGGCGTGGGACTGGGCTACGCGATCGTCATCGCTCCCGTTTACACCGCAGAGCTTGCCCCAGCTTCTACCCGCGGGATGCTCACTTGTTTTCCCGAGATCTTCGTTAACTTGGGAATTCTGCTGGGCTACGTTGCCAACTATGCATTCCAGGGTTTGCCGACGAATTACAACTGGCGGGTTATGCTCGGAATGGGCGCCATTCCTCCCTTTTTCATCGGTGTCTTCGTGCTCTTCATGCCCGAGTCCCCGCGGTGGCTCGTCATGAAGAACCGCAATGAGGACGCCATGAAAGTGCTGCTCAGAACCTCCGAAAGCGAAGCGAAGGCGTCTGAGCTGCTGGCGCAGATCATGGAAGGAATTCAGTACGCGCAGAAGAATCTGGAGAAGAAGGATCTGAGCTCGGAAGGGGAAGGAGACCCACTGAAAAGCAAGGGAGAGGGAACGTGGGGAGAGTTGATATACAAAACCACGCCGAGCATTAGGCGTATGTTGATCGTGGGCTTGGGTATACAGTTCTTCCAGCAGGCTTCGGGCATCGACGGTACGGTCTATTACAGCCCCTTCACATTCAAGAAGGCGGGAATCAATAGCCAAAACGCTATACTCGGGGCGACAATGGCCATAGGATTTGTCAAGACTGGATTTATTGTGGTTGCAGCGTTTTTCATAGACAAAATAGGGCGTAGGCCGCTGTTGTTGATCAGCACGGTGCGGTCGACCGTATCCCTGGCGGGTCTGGGCTTAAGTCTCATTGTTGTGGAGAAAACGTCGGGCTCCGCCCACGAAGCCGCCGCCT
This window harbors:
- the LOC131031970 gene encoding polyol transporter 5 isoform X1 gives rise to the protein MARKEVLAMENSKPKRNMYVIVCAVVASTNSFLLGYDVGVMSGAVLFIRKDLHVNDLQVEMLIGSLNLICLLGSALAGKTSDAVGRRWTMALAALIFFVGAVVMSLAPSFAWLMMGRLVGGVGLGYAIVIAPVYTAELAPASTRGMLTCFPEIFVNLGILLGYVANYAFQGLPTNYNWRVMLGMGAIPPFFIGVFVLFMPESPRWLVMKNRNEDAMKVLLRTSESEAKASELLAQIMEGIQYAQKNLEKKDLSSEGEGDPLKSKGEGTWGELIYKTTPSIRRMLIVGLGIQFFQQASGIDGTVYYSPFTFKKAGINSQNAILGATMAIGFVKTGFIVVAAFFIDKIGRRPLLLISTVRSTVSLAGLGLSLIVVEKTSGSAHEAAACLAVVAACSNVSFFSIGLGPINLVMGSEIYPLRLRAKAVGLGVGVNRLVSGAVSVTFLSLSKAITLPAVFFFYAGFSFMAVGFVYRFVPETKGKTLEEIVELFTIGSSVKTSTPSQLELGSGKTSPGPTVVTQST
- the LOC131031970 gene encoding polyol transporter 5 isoform X2, encoding MLQNCCPRNYEDVGVMSGAVLFIRKDLHVNDLQVEMLIGSLNLICLLGSALAGKTSDAVGRRWTMALAALIFFVGAVVMSLAPSFAWLMMGRLVGGVGLGYAIVIAPVYTAELAPASTRGMLTCFPEIFVNLGILLGYVANYAFQGLPTNYNWRVMLGMGAIPPFFIGVFVLFMPESPRWLVMKNRNEDAMKVLLRTSESEAKASELLAQIMEGIQYAQKNLEKKDLSSEGEGDPLKSKGEGTWGELIYKTTPSIRRMLIVGLGIQFFQQASGIDGTVYYSPFTFKKAGINSQNAILGATMAIGFVKTGFIVVAAFFIDKIGRRPLLLISTVRSTVSLAGLGLSLIVVEKTSGSAHEAAACLAVVAACSNVSFFSIGLGPINLVMGSEIYPLRLRAKAVGLGVGVNRLVSGAVSVTFLSLSKAITLPAVFFFYAGFSFMAVGFVYRFVPETKGKTLEEIVELFTIGSSVKTSTPSQLELGSGKTSPGPTVVTQST